The following coding sequences lie in one Sinorhizobium fredii USDA 257 genomic window:
- a CDS encoding bifunctional acetate--CoA ligase family protein/GNAT family N-acetyltransferase — translation MTIRNLHYAINPKSLAIIGASSRSGSLGRVIVQNVMAAAFEGEIWPVNPKYDEVAGLRCYRRVADIPSVPDLAIIVTPPKTVPALIHELGVKGTRAAVVITAGLNADQGLRQAMLDAAKPFLFRIIGPNTVGLIVPSAKLNASFAHLQAQPGDIALLSQSGAIATSLIDWAADNNVGFSKIVSLGDMADADAGDFLDLLAGDPKTRAIVMYLETIPNPRKFLSAARAAARVKPVVAIKSGRHVEGAKAAATHTGALSGADRVVDAALRRAGILRIEGLGELFDATETIARFRPLERSRVAIVTNGGGAGVLAVDRLVDLGCELTDLSPDTIRGLDRNLPANWSRANPVDLIGDASPERYKAAVEIVAQDPRVDILIVMNCPTALASPVDAARAVASLARSGTISGKPVLTCWLGGLTAREGRHVLQQSGLASYDTPSDVALAASYLARWSKAQEALLRVPSSRTKEAPADRAVVQSILQQVAREGRRMLNEPEAKMVIAAYGIPVPRTAIASSPEETERVAASLLEDATRVVVKLISKSITHKSDVGGVVLDILTPIAAREAAEAIVARLKAHDPYAVVDGFAVQPMIERRHSWELILGITRDPIFGPVVLFGSGGVSVEVVEDTAVALPPLDTMLAADLIDRTRVGKLLAGFRNEPPADRAAICKALTALSQLIADFPCVLSMDINPLVAGAEGVIALDARIEIDPQAVARPGPNRDLAIRPYPSDWQKQVTLAGRAYHLRPIRPSDAALYPDFLAKTSPADIRFRFLSSRKHFQDQMLVRLTQIDYEREMAFVALDDESGELAGIARLYADPDHETAEYGLLVRTDLQGQGLGWALLAHLRDYAAADGLKRVEGLILSDNAKMLKMCREFGFAISPHPTDATLRVASLALQSQAGAS, via the coding sequence ATGACCATTCGCAATCTTCATTACGCCATCAATCCGAAGTCGCTTGCGATTATCGGCGCCTCAAGTCGCAGCGGATCGCTTGGCCGGGTTATCGTCCAAAACGTGATGGCGGCAGCATTCGAGGGCGAAATCTGGCCCGTGAACCCCAAATACGACGAGGTTGCAGGTCTTCGCTGCTATCGCCGTGTAGCGGACATTCCAAGTGTTCCCGACCTCGCGATTATTGTCACACCTCCGAAAACCGTGCCGGCGCTCATCCATGAGCTGGGCGTGAAGGGAACGCGCGCCGCGGTGGTCATCACGGCTGGCCTGAATGCCGACCAAGGTTTGCGACAAGCGATGCTCGATGCAGCGAAACCATTTCTCTTTCGCATAATCGGGCCGAACACCGTAGGCCTCATCGTCCCATCAGCGAAGCTGAATGCGAGCTTCGCGCACTTGCAGGCTCAGCCAGGCGACATCGCGTTGCTTTCACAATCCGGAGCAATCGCGACATCATTGATCGACTGGGCGGCTGACAACAATGTCGGCTTCTCCAAGATCGTCTCTCTTGGTGACATGGCCGATGCTGACGCCGGCGATTTCCTCGACCTGCTGGCTGGCGATCCCAAGACGCGGGCGATCGTCATGTATCTCGAGACCATCCCAAATCCCCGGAAGTTTCTGTCGGCGGCTCGCGCCGCCGCTCGGGTCAAGCCGGTTGTCGCCATCAAGTCGGGCCGGCACGTAGAGGGGGCCAAAGCGGCGGCCACGCATACTGGCGCGCTTTCAGGTGCCGACAGGGTCGTCGACGCGGCTCTGCGCCGGGCCGGTATCTTGAGAATCGAAGGGCTTGGCGAATTGTTCGACGCAACGGAAACCATCGCGCGCTTTCGCCCTCTTGAGCGCAGCCGTGTCGCAATCGTCACCAATGGCGGCGGAGCCGGCGTTCTCGCCGTGGATCGGCTGGTGGACCTAGGGTGCGAGCTTACAGATCTTTCTCCGGATACCATACGCGGCCTGGATCGAAACCTGCCCGCCAATTGGTCGCGCGCCAATCCCGTCGATTTAATCGGCGATGCTTCGCCCGAGCGTTACAAGGCAGCGGTCGAGATCGTCGCTCAGGATCCACGGGTGGACATCCTGATCGTCATGAATTGCCCGACGGCCCTTGCCTCGCCCGTTGATGCCGCTCGTGCCGTCGCCTCCCTTGCGCGGTCCGGGACAATCTCGGGCAAGCCCGTTCTGACATGCTGGTTGGGCGGCCTGACCGCTCGTGAGGGTCGTCATGTGCTGCAGCAGTCCGGGCTGGCAAGCTACGACACACCGTCCGACGTTGCATTGGCGGCTTCCTATCTCGCCAGGTGGTCGAAGGCACAGGAGGCGCTGCTGCGGGTGCCCTCTAGCCGGACGAAGGAGGCGCCTGCGGACCGTGCAGTCGTCCAATCCATTTTGCAACAGGTGGCTCGTGAAGGCCGCCGTATGCTGAACGAGCCCGAAGCCAAGATGGTCATTGCGGCTTATGGCATTCCAGTCCCTCGAACCGCTATTGCAAGCTCGCCGGAGGAGACGGAAAGGGTTGCCGCATCGCTTCTCGAGGACGCGACGAGGGTCGTCGTCAAATTGATCTCGAAGTCGATCACGCACAAATCCGATGTGGGCGGCGTCGTCCTCGATATCTTAACCCCTATCGCCGCCCGAGAAGCCGCCGAGGCGATTGTCGCGCGGCTGAAGGCGCACGACCCATATGCCGTTGTCGATGGCTTTGCCGTCCAGCCGATGATTGAACGCAGACACTCGTGGGAGCTGATCCTGGGGATCACTCGAGACCCGATCTTCGGCCCGGTCGTTCTATTCGGATCGGGCGGCGTTTCCGTCGAGGTGGTCGAAGACACCGCAGTGGCGCTTCCCCCGCTTGACACCATGCTCGCTGCGGACCTGATCGATCGGACACGCGTCGGAAAGCTCCTCGCCGGTTTCCGCAACGAGCCGCCAGCAGACAGAGCAGCGATCTGCAAAGCGCTCACGGCGCTATCGCAGCTAATCGCCGATTTCCCCTGCGTGCTTTCGATGGATATCAACCCGCTGGTCGCCGGCGCCGAGGGCGTCATCGCGCTCGACGCGCGCATCGAAATCGACCCGCAGGCTGTCGCGCGCCCCGGCCCCAACCGCGATCTCGCGATCCGCCCATATCCGAGCGATTGGCAAAAGCAGGTTACGCTCGCTGGACGCGCTTACCATCTGCGGCCGATCAGACCGTCCGATGCGGCTCTATACCCGGATTTTCTGGCAAAGACGTCTCCGGCTGACATCCGATTTCGTTTCCTGTCATCCCGCAAGCACTTTCAGGACCAGATGCTGGTGAGGCTCACGCAGATCGACTATGAGCGCGAGATGGCCTTCGTCGCTCTCGATGATGAAAGCGGCGAGCTCGCTGGAATTGCCAGGCTTTACGCGGATCCCGATCACGAAACGGCCGAATATGGCTTGCTGGTCAGGACCGACTTGCAGGGGCAAGGTCTTGGCTGGGCTCTTCTGGCTCATCTGAGGGACTATGCTGCAGCCGACGGTCTGAAGCGCGTCGAAGGTCTCATTCTGAGTGACAATGCGAAGATGCTGAAAATGTGCCGCGAGTTTGGATTTGCCATCTCGCCGCACCCGACCGATGCGACCCTCAGGGTCGCATCACTGGCACTGCAATCTCAGGCGGGAGCTTCTTGA
- a CDS encoding Crp/Fnr family transcriptional regulator, which yields MSVQVLRIKEGRAAAMGLAALPVPDLPCLFSRRPVERVAPGQAVFWEGDEATHIFEVADGMLRALRLLGDGRRIIVGFLRPGDLLGVSLKERYLYTVEAVSAVELRRFPRRRFEDEVASYPHLQQQLFSKLRDEMTAAQDQTVLLSRRSAEEKLANFFLMMTRCEICERTWVVDLPMTRLDIADYLGMTIETVSRTITKLANSGIIATPERRSITVLKMETLRSLADGDESEHWVPSLAPRAPYVSANA from the coding sequence ATGAGCGTTCAGGTCCTAAGAATCAAGGAGGGTCGAGCAGCAGCCATGGGTTTGGCGGCTTTGCCTGTACCGGATCTTCCCTGTCTATTTAGTCGGCGACCCGTCGAAAGAGTCGCGCCCGGTCAAGCCGTCTTCTGGGAAGGTGACGAGGCGACGCATATCTTCGAGGTCGCGGATGGAATGCTGCGCGCGTTGCGGCTGCTCGGCGACGGCCGACGGATCATCGTCGGCTTCCTGCGTCCCGGAGACCTTCTCGGCGTATCGCTCAAGGAGCGTTATCTCTATACGGTCGAGGCCGTTTCCGCCGTGGAGCTTCGCCGCTTCCCTCGCCGCCGTTTCGAAGACGAAGTGGCAAGCTATCCGCACTTGCAGCAGCAACTATTCTCCAAACTTCGTGATGAGATGACCGCCGCGCAGGATCAAACAGTCCTTCTTTCCCGCCGGAGCGCCGAGGAAAAACTGGCGAATTTCTTCCTGATGATGACGCGATGCGAGATTTGCGAGCGTACTTGGGTCGTCGACCTTCCCATGACGCGGCTCGACATCGCGGATTACCTTGGCATGACAATCGAGACAGTATCCCGCACTATAACAAAGCTTGCAAATAGCGGTATCATCGCGACACCGGAACGCCGCTCGATCACGGTCCTGAAGATGGAAACGCTTCGATCACTGGCGGACGGTGACGAAAGCGAGCATTGGGTGCCGTCTCTCGCACCGCGTGCTCCGTATGTATCGGCCAACGCGTGA
- a CDS encoding PAS domain S-box protein: MVVQTESDITNLRRAEADLAAREAHLRSILDTVPEAMVVIDESGMISSFSAAAERLFGYAEGEVRGLNVRILMPSPHREAHDQYLNNYLRTGERRIIGIGRVVTGQRKDGTTFPMELSVGEAMSDGRRIFTGFIRDLTSRQRVEEELRQAQKMEAVGQLTGGLAHDFNNLLTVITGNLEMIEARLQDKKLRALLREAQAAADDGAKLTAQLLAFGRRQPLNPKLIDVGELVSNFSKLLIRTLGETIELSTIVNGSDNLALIDVSQLQNTLLNLGLNARDAMPNGGHLTIEISTTILDRDYALMYPEVRMGHYVLVAVTDTGVGMSDDVKRHAFEPFFTTKRTGAGTGLGLSMVYGFVKQSGGHIQLYSEPDRGTSVRLFLPAAQGEDQLAQVEGEDAGHDRIPTGRETILVVEDDARVRRVVVSRLQDAGYSVIEAEAGARALQLLAEHPEVSLVFTDMIMPGGMNGDELAQHVRALRPDVKMLFTSGYAEPSAAGRAAGSWLQKPYTARELALRLRELLD; this comes from the coding sequence GTGGTCGTGCAAACCGAGAGCGACATCACAAATCTCAGACGCGCTGAGGCCGATCTGGCAGCGCGAGAGGCACATCTTCGTTCAATCCTGGATACCGTCCCCGAGGCAATGGTGGTGATTGACGAAAGCGGCATGATTTCCTCTTTCAGCGCAGCCGCGGAACGCCTGTTCGGATATGCCGAAGGCGAGGTACGCGGGCTCAACGTCAGGATCCTGATGCCCTCTCCCCACCGCGAGGCGCATGACCAATATCTAAATAACTATCTGCGCACCGGGGAACGGCGCATTATCGGAATTGGACGGGTCGTGACAGGACAACGAAAGGACGGCACAACCTTCCCCATGGAGCTTTCGGTCGGAGAAGCGATGTCTGATGGTCGCCGGATATTCACCGGCTTCATTCGGGACCTGACCAGCCGTCAGCGGGTTGAGGAAGAGCTCAGGCAAGCACAGAAGATGGAAGCCGTCGGGCAACTAACCGGCGGCTTGGCGCATGATTTCAATAATCTGCTGACTGTGATTACCGGCAATCTGGAGATGATCGAGGCCCGCCTGCAAGACAAGAAGCTGAGGGCTCTCTTACGAGAAGCTCAGGCGGCGGCTGATGATGGTGCAAAGCTGACGGCACAGTTGCTCGCATTCGGTCGGCGGCAACCTCTTAACCCGAAGCTTATCGACGTGGGCGAACTCGTCTCGAACTTTTCCAAGCTCCTCATCAGAACTCTCGGCGAGACAATAGAACTGTCCACGATCGTAAACGGCAGCGACAATCTCGCCCTTATAGACGTCTCCCAGCTTCAGAACACGCTTTTGAACTTGGGGTTGAACGCGCGCGACGCGATGCCAAACGGTGGCCACCTGACGATTGAAATTTCGACGACAATTCTCGACCGCGACTATGCGTTGATGTACCCCGAGGTACGGATGGGACACTATGTCCTCGTTGCCGTCACCGACACGGGCGTCGGAATGAGCGACGACGTCAAACGCCACGCCTTCGAGCCGTTCTTCACAACGAAGCGAACCGGGGCGGGAACAGGTCTCGGCCTCAGCATGGTTTATGGATTCGTCAAACAGTCCGGCGGGCATATACAGCTCTATAGTGAACCCGATCGGGGAACGAGCGTGCGCCTCTTTCTGCCAGCGGCCCAAGGAGAAGACCAGCTTGCCCAGGTTGAAGGAGAAGATGCCGGTCACGATCGTATTCCGACAGGTCGTGAGACGATCCTTGTCGTGGAAGACGATGCGCGCGTGCGCCGTGTCGTGGTCTCGCGTCTCCAGGACGCCGGTTATTCAGTCATCGAGGCCGAGGCCGGCGCGCGGGCCCTTCAACTGCTTGCGGAGCATCCGGAGGTTTCCCTCGTCTTTACGGACATGATAATGCCGGGAGGAATGAATGGCGACGAATTGGCCCAGCATGTGCGCGCGCTCAGACCCGATGTAAAGATGCTGTTCACGTCGGGTTATGCCGAGCCGAGCGCGGCCGGGAGGGCCGCAGGAAGCTGGCTGCAAAAACCCTACACGGCCAGAGAGCTGGCGCTGCGGCTTCGCGAGCTACTGGATTGA
- a CDS encoding universal stress protein, giving the protein MTYKTVLQVLDANQFETDLTAEAALCAAANAHLSVLLVKVAAPPRFGDHAGLSVAWLDIQAAEIEQLEKAIEAARTTLKDVGFSFDVAGEYTEPARADDLVGERARYADVTLIGTNMDPSLRARAIEGALFYSARPVLLAPHRRSVTLLPKRILLAWNSSLESTRAAREALDMMKDAEGVNVVLVDPTASRWNGHEPGADVATYLARHGIKVTVDRLPSAGRRVDEVLNQHAIDTTADLIVIGAYGHTRLRQRIFGGVTKAMIEAPVVPVLMVR; this is encoded by the coding sequence ATGACCTACAAGACAGTTCTTCAAGTGCTCGATGCAAACCAGTTTGAAACGGACCTCACAGCGGAGGCAGCTCTCTGCGCCGCCGCCAACGCCCATCTCTCGGTCCTCCTGGTCAAGGTCGCGGCTCCACCTCGGTTCGGGGACCATGCGGGCCTCTCGGTCGCGTGGCTGGACATACAGGCGGCCGAGATAGAACAGCTCGAAAAGGCCATCGAGGCGGCACGAACGACGCTCAAGGACGTGGGTTTTTCGTTCGACGTCGCCGGCGAATACACCGAGCCTGCACGGGCCGACGATCTGGTCGGAGAGCGGGCACGCTACGCTGATGTTACATTGATCGGGACCAACATGGACCCGTCGTTGCGGGCGCGCGCCATCGAAGGCGCCCTTTTCTATTCGGCGCGCCCGGTCCTGCTTGCACCCCATCGTCGATCAGTAACCTTGCTTCCCAAGAGGATTCTGCTGGCGTGGAATTCAAGCCTCGAATCCACAAGGGCGGCTCGCGAAGCGCTCGACATGATGAAAGATGCCGAAGGCGTAAACGTGGTATTGGTCGATCCTACGGCCTCTCGCTGGAATGGCCACGAACCTGGCGCAGATGTGGCGACTTACCTTGCCCGCCACGGCATTAAGGTGACCGTCGATCGGCTTCCCAGCGCCGGACGCCGGGTCGACGAGGTTCTCAATCAGCATGCAATTGATACCACCGCCGACCTGATTGTAATCGGCGCATACGGACATACACGTCTTCGCCAGAGGATTTTCGGGGGCGTTACCAAGGCGATGATCGAGGCGCCAGTTGTGCCGGTGTTGATGGTCCGCTGA
- a CDS encoding response regulator produces MANARALPEHILVVDDDPRIRQMLSRYFEEEGYRVSLAGDGDEMRACLDKQPIDIILLDLVLPGEDGLTLARGIRARSDVPLIMLTGRNDVVDRVVGLEVGADDYIAKPFHLREVLARIRGVLRRRQLQLSQSDRDAPSAEVYYFEGLRLDIDRRQLVSDDGREVPLTTGEFDMLYVLVKHAGRVLQRELLMDLTRGRNLEAFDRTIDAQIARLRRKIERDPSRPALIKSVRGVGYVFSARATRQHA; encoded by the coding sequence ATGGCGAATGCGCGAGCCTTACCGGAGCACATTCTCGTCGTCGATGACGATCCGAGAATCCGACAGATGCTGTCTCGCTATTTCGAAGAGGAGGGATATCGCGTCAGCCTGGCGGGCGACGGAGACGAGATGCGCGCGTGCCTCGACAAACAACCAATCGACATCATTCTGCTCGACCTCGTTCTGCCTGGCGAGGACGGACTAACGCTTGCACGCGGTATACGGGCGCGCTCGGACGTACCACTCATTATGCTGACCGGTCGCAATGACGTGGTCGACCGGGTCGTCGGGCTAGAGGTTGGTGCGGACGACTACATCGCGAAACCCTTCCATCTTCGGGAGGTCTTGGCGCGCATCAGGGGAGTTCTTCGTCGCCGCCAGCTTCAACTTTCGCAGAGCGATCGCGATGCGCCGTCAGCAGAAGTCTATTATTTCGAAGGGCTGCGTCTTGACATTGATCGCCGCCAACTGGTCTCGGATGACGGACGGGAAGTCCCTCTGACTACCGGTGAGTTCGACATGCTTTACGTACTTGTGAAGCATGCCGGCCGCGTGCTGCAACGCGAATTGTTGATGGATTTGACGCGAGGGAGAAACCTTGAGGCTTTCGACCGCACCATCGACGCGCAGATCGCTCGGCTGAGACGCAAAATAGAGCGTGACCCTAGCCGCCCCGCTCTGATCAAGTCGGTTAGAGGTGTAGGATATGTCTTTAGCGCAAGGGCGACACGCCAGCACGCCTAG